A single window of Shewanella sp. Choline-02u-19 DNA harbors:
- the pssA gene encoding CDP-diacylglycerol--serine O-phosphatidyltransferase: protein MLSKLGGIPLQSDSLQWLLTPKALKTELLKRIENATHSVYIAALYLEDDEAGREVLQALMDAKQNNPALDIKVLVDFHRARRGLIGHKGDSGNYLMYRKVIEAAEHPIEILGVPVKSREFMGVLHLKGFIVDDAVIFSGASINNIYLHQEEKYRFDRYHVIESAELARSMRDMIQTYLVDDVAVSSLTQPKALEHLPTKTEVSSLKHRLSKAEYTFNSTKIGSRVTPLVGLGRKKNILNKVIVALVEESADALFICTPYFNPPYILVRALAKHLRQGKKIDIVVGDKTANDFYIPPEEAFSTIGALPYMYEQSLRKFAKRQQWAIDNGQLNIHLWKDGRNSFHLKGISADGKRHLVTGSNLNPRAWALDLENGLLLQDDNESWKEQFEAEQTHILQHTERLYHYSQIETLHNYPEPVRKIMTRIKRLRADFLLRRIL, encoded by the coding sequence TTGCTGAGTAAGCTAGGTGGTATACCGCTACAGTCTGATTCACTGCAATGGTTATTAACACCAAAAGCGTTGAAAACAGAGCTGCTTAAGCGGATAGAAAATGCAACACATTCAGTCTATATCGCAGCCCTTTATCTTGAAGACGATGAAGCGGGCAGAGAAGTACTGCAAGCGTTAATGGATGCAAAGCAAAATAATCCAGCACTCGATATCAAAGTTTTGGTCGATTTTCATCGTGCCAGACGTGGGCTTATTGGTCACAAAGGTGACAGCGGTAATTATTTAATGTACCGCAAGGTCATCGAAGCCGCAGAGCATCCGATTGAGATCTTAGGTGTGCCGGTAAAATCTCGAGAATTTATGGGTGTGTTACACCTAAAAGGCTTCATTGTTGATGATGCCGTGATCTTTAGTGGCGCTAGCATTAACAATATCTATCTCCATCAAGAGGAGAAGTATCGATTCGATCGCTACCATGTCATCGAATCTGCTGAGCTTGCCCGCAGTATGCGTGACATGATCCAAACTTACTTAGTTGATGATGTCGCGGTGAGCTCTTTGACTCAACCAAAAGCGTTAGAGCATCTGCCAACTAAGACTGAAGTGAGCAGTTTAAAGCACCGCTTGTCTAAAGCTGAATACACATTCAATTCAACAAAGATAGGCAGCCGTGTCACACCGCTTGTTGGGCTAGGCCGTAAAAAGAACATTTTGAACAAAGTGATTGTGGCGTTGGTGGAAGAGTCTGCAGACGCATTGTTTATCTGTACTCCTTACTTTAATCCGCCCTATATCTTAGTGCGTGCTTTAGCGAAGCATTTAAGACAAGGCAAGAAAATCGATATTGTTGTCGGAGATAAAACAGCTAACGATTTTTATATTCCACCAGAAGAGGCATTTTCGACTATTGGTGCACTGCCGTATATGTACGAACAGTCACTGCGAAAGTTTGCCAAGCGTCAGCAGTGGGCAATCGATAATGGTCAGTTAAATATTCACTTATGGAAAGATGGCCGTAATAGTTTTCATCTTAAAGGGATCAGCGCTGATGGCAAACGTCATTTGGTCACTGGTAGTAACCTTAATCCTCGCGCCTGGGCGCTTGATTTAGAGAATGGCTTGTTACTGCAAGATGATAACGAAAGCTGGAAAGAGCAGTTCGAAGCAGAACAAACTCATATTTTGCAGCATACAGAGCGACTGTATCACTATAGTCAAATCGAGACGCTGCATAATTATCCCGAACCTGTTCGTAAAATTATGACGCGGATTAAACGCTTACGCGCTGATTTTTTATTACGCCGTATACTATAG
- a CDS encoding tRNA-uridine aminocarboxypropyltransferase yields the protein MHLPDHAVHRLYQYRKAISSKPFTARGKNVVRCERCLLAKRYCTCAYRKLVNTQIAFMLIMYDDEVLKPSNSGRLIADIVPDTHAYIWSRNEPNRKMLSVITDPKYQAYVVFPSEYAVENQPIAESIDQGALSVGKTPLLIVLDGSWREAIKMFRKSPYLHGLPMLSFSPKAAASYALRKGSRDFQLGTAEVASLAIAAAGEPKNAGVLETWFSYFVESSLHGRSRNKRDELGLLSQLKQDYLEARKQIE from the coding sequence ATGCATTTGCCAGATCACGCCGTTCATCGTTTATACCAATACCGTAAAGCAATATCATCTAAGCCGTTTACGGCCCGCGGCAAAAATGTTGTCCGCTGTGAACGTTGTTTATTAGCCAAAAGGTATTGCACTTGTGCCTATCGCAAATTGGTTAATACGCAGATAGCCTTTATGCTGATCATGTATGACGATGAAGTGCTTAAGCCCAGTAATAGTGGCCGTCTCATTGCAGATATTGTCCCTGATACCCATGCCTATATCTGGTCCAGAAATGAGCCTAACCGTAAGATGCTATCTGTTATTACAGATCCAAAGTATCAAGCTTATGTGGTTTTCCCATCTGAATATGCAGTCGAAAATCAGCCAATAGCCGAAAGCATTGATCAAGGCGCACTCTCAGTGGGTAAAACACCCTTGCTGATCGTACTGGATGGTAGTTGGCGAGAAGCGATTAAAATGTTTAGGAAAAGTCCCTATTTACACGGATTACCTATGTTGTCTTTTTCTCCGAAAGCAGCGGCATCTTATGCACTTAGAAAAGGTAGCCGCGATTTTCAACTGGGCACTGCCGAAGTGGCATCATTGGCTATTGCCGCAGCGGGTGAACCCAAAAATGCTGGCGTATTGGAAACCTGGTTTAGCTATTTTGTAGAGTCCTCTTTGCATGGCCGTAGTCGTAATAAACGTGATGAACTAGGACTATTGAGTCAATTGAAACAAGATTATTTAGAGGCTAGGAAACAAATCGAATAG
- a CDS encoding response regulator transcription factor, whose amino-acid sequence MNNLYLVDDDQAVLDSLTWMLTGLGYQPKGFLSADSFLQAVDLQQSAIAILDVQMPGMDGSALLNHMTKAGSPITVIMLSGHGNIAMAVQAIQKGALDFLEKPVDGDKLVLLLEQASAQTEQNMLRKATRQALANKLVTLTPREREVMEKVLEGKLNKVIAAELNVAQRTLELHRQKVMQKMQVSNVAELAFLMGKNID is encoded by the coding sequence ATGAATAACCTGTACCTTGTCGACGACGATCAAGCTGTATTGGACTCATTAACCTGGATGCTAACCGGGCTGGGTTATCAACCAAAAGGCTTTTTATCGGCAGATAGTTTTCTACAAGCAGTTGATCTGCAACAAAGCGCTATCGCGATTTTAGATGTGCAAATGCCAGGAATGGATGGCAGCGCGTTATTGAATCATATGACAAAGGCCGGCAGCCCTATTACCGTTATTATGTTAAGCGGTCACGGCAATATTGCAATGGCAGTACAAGCCATTCAAAAAGGCGCGCTCGATTTTTTGGAAAAACCAGTAGACGGTGACAAGCTGGTGTTACTGCTCGAACAAGCGAGCGCACAGACGGAACAAAACATGCTCCGTAAAGCGACACGGCAAGCGCTAGCCAATAAGCTCGTAACACTAACCCCACGAGAACGGGAAGTGATGGAAAAGGTGTTGGAAGGGAAACTGAATAAAGTCATTGCTGCTGAACTTAATGTTGCCCAACGCACTCTAGAGTTACATCGCCAAAAAGTCATGCAAAAAATGCAGGTCAGCAATGTCGCGGAACTGGCATTTTTAATGGGGAAAAATATTGATTAG
- a CDS encoding sensor histidine kinase: MIAKLRQLIILSTIVLSYCSYADNTDPVRVGVLTFTHPDKVKQRWQPTIDKLEQDLKKSFKLMALTPSQLDRSVAEGKLDFLITNALTGVSYKKDFGSSSILTLIPLGNKDPNYSVGSALITRSSLKVTSFNDLKQLNAVSSDKQAFGGFQIFAGEMAHNGLNPFSDFKQLKFVGFPQKKLLTLVVNGEADIAILPTCVLENAISTGEIAPDSLHIVLPKQPSGFNCQRSSELYPYYSFSKLGKTDHRLATNVIRSLLSIHAEDSAAIQGRYDSWSATVNDSEVFKLLKQLQRWPFVTNWTSIFKSALPWACFAAIFLLLGYIHHLRVKRLVVLRTQDLQAETQQHTQTQKALLEQTKQFYKAQRVLLTGEMASGIAHELTQPLAGIRYLTQGCIYRLSDEQVDLKEAMTKAIQQVDRAQSTIKRFRHFCQQPSVMSHCSLNQILDETLSLMAAEFGRMQIAPELNAEQVSLNADPSLLQQVFVNIIRNALDAMEGVSSPQLIISLTKNEQYAQIDFKDKGSGLTESALERLFFPFETSKENGLGLGMIICKRIIEEHHGEIRAHNNPHKETDNSASGLTITIILPTKEASNE, encoded by the coding sequence ATGATAGCCAAGCTTCGCCAACTCATCATCTTAAGTACTATAGTGCTTTCATACTGTAGCTACGCCGATAATACCGATCCGGTTCGTGTCGGTGTATTGACCTTCACGCATCCTGATAAGGTCAAGCAACGTTGGCAGCCAACGATAGATAAGTTAGAACAAGACCTTAAGAAGTCCTTTAAACTGATGGCCTTAACGCCCAGTCAACTTGATCGTAGCGTTGCCGAAGGCAAGTTAGATTTTTTAATCACCAATGCCTTAACAGGGGTGAGCTACAAGAAGGATTTTGGCAGTAGTAGCATACTGACACTCATCCCTTTAGGTAACAAAGACCCAAACTACTCCGTTGGCTCAGCATTAATTACTCGTTCGAGCTTAAAGGTCACTAGCTTCAACGATTTAAAACAGTTGAATGCAGTCTCAAGTGATAAACAAGCGTTTGGTGGTTTTCAAATTTTTGCCGGAGAGATGGCACATAATGGCCTCAACCCTTTCAGTGACTTTAAGCAGCTTAAGTTTGTTGGATTCCCACAGAAAAAATTACTCACATTAGTTGTTAACGGCGAAGCCGATATCGCCATTTTACCAACCTGCGTCCTTGAGAATGCTATCAGTACCGGTGAGATAGCTCCCGATAGCTTACATATTGTTCTACCTAAGCAACCCTCAGGTTTTAACTGCCAACGTTCAAGCGAGCTGTATCCTTACTACTCTTTTTCAAAATTAGGTAAAACAGACCACCGCTTAGCAACTAATGTCATTCGCTCCTTACTATCGATTCATGCCGAAGACTCCGCAGCAATTCAAGGCCGTTATGATTCCTGGTCTGCAACCGTCAATGATAGTGAGGTGTTTAAATTATTAAAACAGTTACAGCGATGGCCATTTGTCACCAACTGGACCTCGATATTTAAAAGCGCACTACCCTGGGCATGTTTTGCAGCTATTTTCCTTTTGTTGGGTTACATCCACCATTTACGGGTAAAACGTCTGGTCGTTTTACGCACCCAAGATCTACAAGCTGAAACTCAGCAGCATACTCAAACCCAAAAAGCGTTATTAGAACAAACAAAACAGTTCTACAAGGCTCAGCGAGTACTGTTAACCGGAGAGATGGCGTCAGGTATCGCTCACGAGTTAACCCAACCCTTAGCGGGGATCCGCTATTTAACACAGGGTTGTATTTATCGTTTATCCGATGAACAAGTCGATTTGAAAGAAGCGATGACAAAGGCGATACAGCAGGTCGATCGAGCGCAATCGACCATTAAACGATTTAGGCATTTCTGCCAACAGCCCAGTGTCATGAGCCATTGCAGTCTCAATCAGATCTTGGATGAAACTTTAAGTTTAATGGCTGCAGAGTTTGGCAGGATGCAAATTGCTCCAGAGTTAAATGCAGAGCAAGTCTCTCTTAATGCCGATCCAAGTCTGCTACAACAAGTTTTTGTTAATATTATCCGCAATGCATTGGATGCAATGGAAGGTGTCAGTTCACCCCAATTGATTATTTCACTGACTAAAAACGAGCAGTATGCACAAATTGATTTCAAAGATAAGGGCAGCGGGCTCACTGAGAGCGCCTTAGAACGTTTGTTCTTCCCCTTTGAGACATCAAAAGAAAATGGCTTAGGCCTTGGCATGATAATCTGTAAGCGCATCATTGAAGAGCACCATGGCGAGATTAGAGCACACAATAATCCCCATAAAGAGACAGATAATAGCGCGTCTGGTTTAACCATAACAATAATCTTACCCACGAAGGAGGCTTCTAATGAATAA
- a CDS encoding FAD:protein FMN transferase: MKISLPILTLLFFSSYNYANVITQPVAPDFKVIKVDTKGEPYRCEGNALITHNTVSSNLTTLKYFGTSISIDIYDNNNTGIGIALCNALHVIQEYHYLASNYSTYPHVTNIKSINNQPDKKHKIDPKLTELIQASIDWHDKTNGYFNIALSPVIDIWRGYRAKCKGERKLQDRCSIPTEAELAKVKRLINIKDIDLDLTNNTIQMKAGMSIDLGGIAKGWMAEMVYRQLKADGVENFMINAGGNIRHYGVHPEGRDFTTAVENPICKKYNNTLEQCQSFEDQYHEVVTGKDLAIVSSGNYLRYYRVKGKEYHHIINPKTLYPKSTGISTTIVVNNNQLFADVISTALFLMPLKEALAYANKNEDVESVWYLNVQGDKVESDQFNKYRKSF; the protein is encoded by the coding sequence GTGAAAATATCACTTCCTATATTAACGCTATTGTTTTTTTCTAGTTATAACTATGCAAATGTCATTACGCAACCAGTAGCACCAGACTTTAAGGTTATTAAAGTCGACACCAAGGGAGAACCTTATCGGTGTGAAGGAAATGCATTAATAACTCATAATACTGTCAGCAGTAATCTCACCACGCTTAAATACTTTGGCACTTCCATCAGTATTGATATATATGATAATAACAATACAGGTATAGGAATTGCATTATGTAACGCACTACATGTTATTCAGGAATATCATTATCTCGCATCAAACTACAGCACTTACCCCCATGTCACCAATATTAAAAGCATCAATAATCAACCTGATAAAAAACATAAAATAGATCCAAAGTTGACTGAACTGATCCAGGCGAGTATTGATTGGCATGATAAAACCAATGGCTACTTTAACATCGCCCTATCGCCTGTCATCGATATCTGGCGCGGGTATCGGGCCAAATGTAAGGGTGAACGTAAGCTCCAAGACCGCTGCAGTATTCCTACTGAAGCTGAGCTAGCCAAGGTTAAGCGATTGATTAATATTAAAGACATAGACTTAGATCTTACCAACAACACCATACAGATGAAAGCAGGCATGAGTATCGATCTTGGTGGGATCGCGAAAGGCTGGATGGCTGAAATGGTTTATAGGCAGTTAAAAGCGGACGGTGTTGAGAACTTCATGATAAATGCAGGGGGTAATATACGGCATTACGGCGTTCACCCTGAGGGCCGAGATTTTACCACTGCAGTCGAAAATCCTATTTGCAAAAAATACAATAATACTCTTGAACAGTGCCAGAGCTTTGAAGACCAATATCATGAAGTGGTGACAGGTAAAGATTTAGCCATTGTCTCGAGTGGCAATTATTTACGCTACTACCGAGTCAAAGGTAAAGAATACCATCATATTATCAACCCAAAAACATTGTATCCTAAAAGCACAGGGATATCGACAACGATAGTGGTCAATAATAACCAACTTTTCGCGGATGTGATTTCTACTGCTCTATTCTTAATGCCTTTAAAAGAAGCGCTTGCCTATGCTAATAAAAATGAGGATGTAGAATCAGTTTGGTATTTGAATGTACAAGGAGATAAAGTGGAATCTGATCAGTTTAATAAATACAGAAAGTCATTTTAG
- a CDS encoding FMN-binding protein — translation MKSLNIFNKTLVSSAVLFATMTLAGCAGSVDHGKYADGVHDVSAKGKKSLITLTVEIKNGNIVDIKTKSQKETESLYLNAERLLAKVVANNGHEGIDAVSGATYSSNGILKAINSLPRADGSQPEYVAVGSKEESGDDNFKLKWSIQPQLGLLKGDYYFQEARFRQGHMGSVAIVTDSNNADNVIFAEFNESGRPNYYTRLYQNVPKRMSEYNFSMGKKKGTAWVQSALTMEKLMVEQDKLTFELNPDFDPALGNKLKEPNRLKYAGIDIVAGASNSVQQSMVPLTAKIHAQINGEGTNELFYQNAEKLLDAKGKWTGVTAVLRLVVNRDSKQITKAHYDEIFADEKTQIKDASLKKFYRQSKYESINYVEPARIGFNVMFDALNVHLQQGGSLFSINDLPATGDTGSYAATGFTKRSDSWDLYLHQADILYRQMRQDGVIVAHNKI, via the coding sequence ATGAAAAGCTTAAACATCTTTAATAAAACATTAGTAAGTAGCGCTGTACTATTCGCCACGATGACGCTTGCAGGTTGTGCTGGCAGCGTCGATCACGGCAAATACGCCGATGGCGTTCATGATGTATCTGCTAAAGGTAAGAAAAGTCTTATTACCTTAACCGTTGAGATTAAGAACGGTAATATTGTTGATATTAAAACAAAATCCCAAAAAGAAACGGAATCTCTCTATCTCAATGCAGAGCGTTTATTAGCGAAAGTTGTCGCGAATAACGGCCATGAAGGCATTGATGCCGTTTCCGGAGCGACTTACTCTTCTAACGGGATCTTAAAAGCCATTAACAGCCTTCCGAGAGCGGACGGTAGTCAGCCTGAATATGTTGCCGTCGGTTCTAAAGAAGAATCTGGAGACGATAATTTTAAACTTAAATGGTCTATTCAGCCTCAATTGGGTTTATTGAAAGGGGATTATTACTTCCAAGAAGCCCGCTTTCGTCAAGGTCATATGGGCAGTGTTGCTATCGTCACTGACAGCAATAATGCTGACAATGTGATTTTTGCCGAATTTAATGAGAGTGGTCGCCCAAATTATTACACTCGTCTTTACCAAAATGTGCCTAAGCGTATGTCTGAATACAACTTCTCAATGGGTAAAAAGAAAGGGACTGCTTGGGTACAGTCTGCGTTGACCATGGAAAAGCTCATGGTAGAGCAGGACAAGTTAACCTTCGAGCTAAACCCCGATTTTGATCCTGCTTTAGGCAATAAGTTGAAAGAGCCGAATCGATTAAAATATGCCGGTATCGATATTGTTGCGGGTGCCTCTAACAGTGTTCAACAGTCTATGGTGCCGCTTACGGCTAAAATCCATGCGCAGATTAATGGCGAGGGCACGAATGAGCTGTTTTACCAGAACGCAGAAAAGTTACTCGATGCTAAAGGCAAATGGACCGGTGTGACCGCCGTTTTACGCCTAGTGGTTAATCGCGACAGCAAGCAAATTACTAAAGCCCATTATGACGAAATCTTCGCTGATGAAAAGACTCAGATAAAAGATGCTTCGTTAAAGAAATTCTACCGCCAGTCAAAATATGAATCGATTAACTATGTGGAACCCGCACGTATCGGTTTTAACGTCATGTTCGATGCGTTAAATGTCCACCTTCAGCAAGGCGGCTCTCTATTCTCAATCAATGATTTACCAGCAACTGGCGATACCGGTAGCTACGCAGCAACGGGCTTTACCAAGCGCTCAGATTCTTGGGATCTCTATTTACATCAAGCTGACATTTTGTATCGCCAGATGCGTCAAGACGGCGTAATCGTAGCACACAATAAAATCTAA
- a CDS encoding porin — protein MMKTVQLTLLAAAILASPAVMADAYKFYGRIDYSITNSDSGSATHSGKSGTILENNWSRLGVKGNAALNDDFTVFYQIEVGVNGASEGKQNNPFSARPTFLGIKHSTVGQLAAGRIDPVFKMAKGTADAMDMYSLKHDRLFAGDKRWGDSLEYKTVKWNKLQFGASYILEDNYYAEDDVHRDNGNYQVAVTYGDKLFKSGDFYLAAAYTDGVEDIKGFRAVAQYKYGNLKLGSIYQSAKIVNPNLDNWQQRDGDGFIISAKYQIDKLTLKAQYGQDDSGTGKIAGRVYDQYGAAATDVPEVSQWAIGAEYRLSKSTRVHTELGQFDVKQYSDFDDTIISVGFRIDF, from the coding sequence ATGATGAAAACAGTTCAATTGACTTTACTTGCCGCGGCAATTCTAGCTTCACCCGCTGTTATGGCCGATGCCTACAAATTTTATGGCCGTATCGATTACTCGATTACAAACTCTGACAGTGGTAGTGCGACTCATAGCGGTAAAAGTGGCACCATTCTGGAAAACAACTGGAGTCGATTAGGCGTTAAGGGCAACGCGGCGCTAAATGATGATTTTACGGTATTTTATCAAATCGAAGTGGGCGTAAATGGTGCCAGCGAAGGTAAGCAAAATAATCCATTTTCGGCGCGTCCTACATTCTTAGGCATAAAGCATTCTACAGTCGGTCAACTTGCTGCAGGTCGTATCGATCCAGTGTTTAAAATGGCTAAGGGTACCGCTGATGCAATGGACATGTATTCACTAAAGCATGACCGTTTGTTTGCCGGTGATAAGCGTTGGGGTGATTCTCTAGAATATAAAACCGTTAAATGGAACAAATTACAATTTGGCGCCAGCTATATTCTAGAAGATAACTATTACGCCGAAGACGATGTTCATCGTGATAACGGTAACTACCAAGTCGCAGTGACTTACGGTGACAAACTGTTTAAAAGCGGTGATTTTTATCTCGCCGCTGCTTACACTGATGGCGTTGAAGACATCAAAGGTTTTCGCGCGGTTGCGCAGTATAAGTATGGTAACTTAAAACTGGGCTCTATCTACCAGAGTGCCAAAATCGTTAACCCTAACTTAGATAACTGGCAGCAACGTGATGGCGATGGTTTTATCATCAGTGCTAAGTATCAAATTGATAAACTCACGTTAAAAGCGCAGTACGGTCAGGATGACTCGGGTACGGGCAAAATTGCTGGCCGAGTTTACGATCAATACGGCGCCGCGGCCACTGACGTACCAGAAGTATCACAATGGGCCATTGGTGCCGAGTACCGTTTATCAAAGTCGACGCGAGTGCATACCGAACTGGGTCAGTTTGATGTGAAACAATATTCTGATTTTGATGACACTATTATTAGTGTTGGTTTTAGAATCGATTTCTAA
- a CDS encoding RluA family pseudouridine synthase — MPPSADDFIAPPCFEDISIIYQDENLLLINKPSGLLSLSGKHPANWDSVHYRLVKDYPDCTLVHRLDLGTSGVMVVAKNKTINAALCKQFSERNVLKRYTALLLGDLPNDEGEIALPIAKDKPNFPLMKICEKEGKPALSIYKVLSREHFVAAPLGNAATTDNTQKTAAIATVVTRVELTPETGRTHQLRIHSQQIGHPIIGCDLYGTSDSYKMASRLMLHATRLEFDHPVTGLRVLGFSPCPF, encoded by the coding sequence ATGCCGCCATCGGCTGATGATTTTATTGCACCTCCTTGTTTTGAAGATATTTCAATTATCTATCAAGATGAAAATCTATTATTGATCAATAAACCCTCCGGCCTTTTATCCTTGTCGGGTAAACACCCCGCAAACTGGGATTCTGTACATTACCGTCTCGTTAAAGATTATCCAGATTGTACGCTAGTGCATCGACTCGATTTGGGAACCTCTGGGGTTATGGTGGTGGCGAAGAACAAAACGATTAATGCCGCCTTGTGTAAACAATTTAGTGAGCGCAACGTGCTTAAGCGGTACACCGCATTATTGTTGGGTGACTTACCAAATGACGAGGGTGAGATAGCACTGCCGATAGCGAAGGATAAGCCCAACTTTCCGTTAATGAAGATTTGTGAGAAAGAGGGCAAACCAGCCCTTTCAATATATAAAGTCTTGTCTCGAGAACATTTTGTTGCTGCTCCTTTAGGCAATGCAGCCACAACAGATAACACCCAGAAGACGGCGGCCATTGCGACAGTAGTGACCAGAGTAGAGCTAACACCCGAGACGGGTCGCACCCATCAATTGCGGATCCATAGTCAGCAAATTGGCCATCCTATTATTGGCTGCGATCTATATGGTACAAGTGACTCTTATAAGATGGCGTCGAGATTAATGCTGCATGCCACTCGTTTAGAGTTTGATCACCCTGTGACAGGATTGCGCGTACTCGGCTTTAGCCCTTGTCCTTTCTAG